A DNA window from Macadamia integrifolia cultivar HAES 741 chromosome 4, SCU_Mint_v3, whole genome shotgun sequence contains the following coding sequences:
- the LOC122076385 gene encoding uncharacterized protein At1g15400-like: MAGLQRSTISFRRQGSSGLVWDDKVLSGDLDEMKQKEEGTEEVRELRTSKSVRASRTRVDHQSGAMKLERSQSEGGRRRRREHRTERVVVPVTDPPSPKVSFCGFCAVFKKPEIHNNNNQPSLGKRKS, encoded by the coding sequence ATGGCTGGTCTGCAAAGGTCTACAATATCATTTAGGAGGCAAGGTTCATCAGGGTTGGTATGGGATGACAAAGTTTTGTCAGGGGACTTAGATGAGATGAagcagaaagaagaaggaacagAAGAAGTAAGGGAGTTGAGAACAAGCAAAAGTGTAAGGGCAAGCAGGACAAGAGTGGATCATCAATCGGGTGCAATGAAATTGGAGCGTAGCCAATCAGAGGGCGGCCGCCGGCGACGACGTGAGCACCGGACTGAAAGGGTGGTGGTACCTGTCACAGACCCACCTTCTCCTAAGGTATCATTTTGTGGCTTTTGTGCTGTCTTCAAAAAGCCAGAgattcataataataataatcaaccTTCACTAGGTAAGCGCAAGTCCTAG
- the LOC122076119 gene encoding protein OVEREXPRESSOR OF CATIONIC PEROXIDASE 3-like isoform X1: protein MSAALPDKVETEISEPETKSTEPSSAEEKLDVVKPETKVREPVHVMQSRWSTQKRLKKVHVETFEKVYRRTKRPSNTMISSIVHVTNLPRKRVLKWFEDKRTEEGVPDHHLPYQRSQIQCHKMQFNLTVSASRLPGHGISPSRLHLLPCTILLELIQEPSDYPIVDSLVYVNPYFTDPLCCSLRKFSFHFFTIQR from the exons ATGTCTGCTGCTTTACCTGATAAAGTTGAAACAGAAATTTCAGAGCCTGAAACTAAAAGCACAGAGCCTTCTAGTGCAGAAGAGAAGCTTGATGTTGTAAAGCCTGAGACCAAGGTGAGAGAACCAGTACATGTAATGCAAAGTAGATGGTCCACTCAGAAGAGACTGAAGAAAGTGCATGTTGAAACCTTTGAAAAAGTTTATAGACGCACAAAACGTCCATCT AACACAATGATTAGCAGCATAGTTCATGTGACTAACTTGCCTCGCAAAAGAGTGCTGAAATGGTTTGAAGACAAGCGTACAGAAGAAGGGGTCCCTGATCACCACCTCCCATATCAACG GTCACAAATTCAGTGTCATAAAATGCAGTTCAACTTAACAGTGTCAGCATCCAGACTACCTGGACATGGAATATCTCCATCTCGTCTTCATCTACTTCCATGTACCATATTATTGGAGCTGATTCAGGAGCCTTCAGATTATCCAATTGTAGATTCCCTGGTCTATGTGAATCCATACTTCACTGACCCACTTTGTTGCAGCcttagaaaattttcctttcattttttcaCAATACAAAGGTAG
- the LOC122076119 gene encoding uncharacterized protein LOC122076119 isoform X2, which translates to MSAALPDKVETEISEPETKSTEPSSAEEKLDVVKPETKNTMISSIVHVTNLPRKRVLKWFEDKRTEEGVPDHHLPYQRSQIQCHKMQFNLTVSASRLPGHGISPSRLHLLPCTILLELIQEPSDYPIVDSLVYVNPYFTDPLCCSLRKFSFHFFTIQR; encoded by the exons ATGTCTGCTGCTTTACCTGATAAAGTTGAAACAGAAATTTCAGAGCCTGAAACTAAAAGCACAGAGCCTTCTAGTGCAGAAGAGAAGCTTGATGTTGTAAAGCCTGAGACCAAG AACACAATGATTAGCAGCATAGTTCATGTGACTAACTTGCCTCGCAAAAGAGTGCTGAAATGGTTTGAAGACAAGCGTACAGAAGAAGGGGTCCCTGATCACCACCTCCCATATCAACG GTCACAAATTCAGTGTCATAAAATGCAGTTCAACTTAACAGTGTCAGCATCCAGACTACCTGGACATGGAATATCTCCATCTCGTCTTCATCTACTTCCATGTACCATATTATTGGAGCTGATTCAGGAGCCTTCAGATTATCCAATTGTAGATTCCCTGGTCTATGTGAATCCATACTTCACTGACCCACTTTGTTGCAGCcttagaaaattttcctttcattttttcaCAATACAAAGGTAG
- the LOC122076386 gene encoding S-protein homolog 29-like, with protein MEYSSSSVSGCFLSAHKHVRVKNSLGAGNILHLRCRSKDDNFREKTLNYNQEFTWDFCDSVFTANTLYYCDFQYERKATHADVYYAARDSCRDCMALVKPDGVHVVDKYNTKDDKLVSRWH; from the coding sequence ATGGAGTACTCATCATCTTCAGTTTCTGGCTGCTTCCTGAGTGCTCATAAGCATGTAAGAGTGAAGAACTCGTTGGGTGCAGGAAACATATTGCATTTGCGGTGTCGATCAAAGGACGATAATTTCAGAGAGAAGACACTTAATTACAATCAGGAATTCACATGGGACTTCTGTGATTCTGTTTTTACAGCTAACACTCTCTACTATTGTGATTTCCAGTATGAGAGGAAGGCGACTCATGCAGACGTTTATTATGCAGCAAGAGATAGTTGTAGGGACTGCATGGCTCTTGTAAAACCTGATGGAGTTCACGTTGTAGACAAATATAATACCAAGGACGACAAACTGGTTTCAAGATGGCATTGA